The Pseudodesulfovibrio sp. zrk46 genome contains a region encoding:
- a CDS encoding efflux RND transporter periplasmic adaptor subunit produces the protein MINKTLPTALILFMLAVIAGCSETESEATTTIPTTEKAINVETLTIKPIALNDYLTLPGETEPDDDVCVSSESSGTVIWLGVKEGDWVKKGALIARLDAASSDARFNQVKASKKLAAEQLRRRKELLKKGVLAQEEFDQMEAELERTEASLKEMMVNVQYGVVRAPISGVINKRYVDRGERLNVGDMVVDIVNPSVIRTTINVPEMDIPYIHKGQEVAVTVDAIPGRTWKGVVEFVSFKADRASKTFEVRVLTDNPDNTIRAGMLGRVSLLRRALDQAITAPLYAIINQGGERLVYVEENGQARARSVELGIIEGDRAQILSGLNTGDSLIVAGHNMVEDGMKVVSQ, from the coding sequence ATGATAAATAAAACTCTTCCAACAGCACTCATATTGTTTATGTTAGCAGTCATAGCCGGATGCAGTGAGACTGAATCTGAAGCTACGACAACTATCCCTACCACCGAGAAGGCAATCAACGTCGAGACACTAACAATTAAACCAATTGCCTTAAATGACTATCTTACCCTCCCCGGAGAAACTGAACCCGACGATGATGTCTGTGTATCATCAGAAAGTTCAGGCACTGTCATATGGTTGGGAGTGAAAGAAGGCGACTGGGTAAAAAAAGGCGCACTTATAGCCCGCTTGGACGCTGCCTCGAGTGATGCTCGTTTCAATCAGGTTAAAGCTTCTAAAAAACTTGCTGCGGAGCAACTCCGACGGAGAAAGGAGCTTCTTAAAAAGGGAGTTCTGGCTCAAGAAGAGTTTGATCAAATGGAAGCAGAGCTTGAGCGTACAGAAGCATCCCTCAAAGAAATGATGGTAAATGTACAATATGGTGTGGTGCGTGCGCCAATATCCGGTGTCATCAACAAACGCTACGTGGATCGTGGAGAGCGTCTAAATGTAGGCGATATGGTGGTAGATATCGTTAACCCATCTGTCATTCGAACCACCATTAACGTGCCAGAAATGGATATCCCATATATCCACAAAGGCCAGGAAGTAGCTGTTACCGTTGATGCTATCCCTGGCCGCACCTGGAAAGGCGTCGTAGAGTTTGTTTCCTTCAAAGCAGACCGAGCCTCTAAAACATTTGAAGTACGTGTACTTACTGACAACCCAGACAATACTATCCGAGCTGGAATGCTCGGACGAGTTTCACTCCTACGAAGAGCATTGGATCAAGCCATCACGGCCCCTCTTTACGCTATAATCAACCAAGGAGGAGAGCGCCTCGTCTATGTTGAAGAAAATGGACAAGCACGTGCTCGTAGCGTTGAACTTGGCATTATCGAAGGCGATCGCGCCCAAATTTTATCAGGACTCAATACAGGAGATAGCCTCATCGTAGCCGGACACAATATGGTCGAAGACGGCATGAAGGTGGTTTCTCA
- a CDS encoding TetR/AcrR family transcriptional regulator, producing MSDGSTRARILNASSDVFCQKGFENTTIRDICTAANANVAAVNYHFGDKKKLYNEVLKKWMMEFAEEKQLRKEIEEQKDAEGKIRVFIKSDMASLCAFNDPSGIHLQRTRILLRELSSEDHDPDVFECYKDLEEDLLHPVIRDIVGPVDDKAFEQACIVANAATTHHFIINIHDPRTRLQTKEDLEYMTDFLTSFVMGGLKAIRENYNDK from the coding sequence ATGTCTGACGGATCGACAAGGGCTAGGATATTAAACGCCTCTAGTGATGTATTTTGCCAAAAAGGTTTTGAGAACACAACAATACGTGACATTTGCACAGCTGCTAATGCTAACGTAGCTGCTGTGAATTACCACTTTGGAGACAAGAAAAAGCTCTACAACGAGGTTCTTAAGAAATGGATGATGGAGTTTGCGGAAGAAAAACAACTCCGCAAAGAAATTGAAGAGCAAAAGGATGCTGAGGGTAAGATTCGCGTATTCATCAAATCAGATATGGCTAGTTTATGCGCATTTAATGACCCCTCAGGAATACATTTACAGAGAACACGCATACTACTTCGTGAATTGTCATCTGAAGATCACGACCCAGATGTATTCGAATGCTATAAAGACTTAGAAGAAGATTTATTACATCCTGTGATACGAGACATTGTTGGCCCAGTTGATGACAAGGCTTTTGAGCAGGCATGCATAGTAGCTAATGCAGCCACAACACATCATTTTATAATTAATATACACGATCCACGAACTCGCCTCCAAACGAAAGAAGACCTTGAATACATGACAGACTTTCTGACGTCGTTCGTCATGGGTGGCCTCAAGGCAATAAGAGAGAACTACAATGATAAATAA
- a CDS encoding response regulator transcription factor: MSKTIRTILVDDELPAQDELSYLLSSHSDVEIINTVDNATDAVDLIVEHRPDLVFLDIQMPGQNGFHVLKELMALKSRPLVIFVTAFDEYAIRAFEENAVDYILKPVDKKRLASSLDRVRKLLKPDEVEDSGEVLRKLLADVGIKPGVTRISVESSGRNILLNPREIVYFDYVDRRVQAGTRDDVFRCAAELTLDKLEERLTAFSFFRVNRSQLVNLAMVRSYAPWFNGKYVLTMNDGKETEITVSKARVKDFKTLMEL; this comes from the coding sequence ATGAGTAAAACGATACGCACCATACTAGTCGATGACGAACTCCCTGCTCAGGATGAGTTGAGCTACTTGTTATCAAGCCACTCAGATGTTGAAATTATTAACACGGTAGATAACGCTACTGATGCAGTTGATTTAATAGTAGAGCATCGTCCTGACCTTGTCTTTTTGGATATTCAAATGCCAGGGCAAAATGGTTTTCATGTTCTTAAGGAACTTATGGCTCTTAAATCACGGCCGCTCGTTATCTTTGTTACCGCATTTGATGAGTATGCCATTCGTGCATTTGAGGAAAATGCTGTGGATTATATTCTCAAACCAGTTGATAAAAAACGGTTGGCCTCTAGTCTCGATAGAGTGCGAAAACTGCTTAAGCCGGACGAAGTAGAAGATTCAGGTGAGGTGCTTCGTAAACTGTTAGCAGATGTCGGCATTAAACCTGGTGTTACTCGTATCAGTGTTGAAAGTTCTGGACGCAACATCCTACTAAATCCTAGAGAAATCGTTTATTTTGATTACGTCGATCGGCGAGTTCAAGCAGGCACCCGTGACGATGTTTTTCGATGTGCTGCAGAACTAACGTTGGACAAACTGGAAGAACGATTGACGGCATTCTCTTTTTTTCGCGTCAATAGGTCTCAACTGGTTAATCTCGCAATGGTAAGATCTTACGCTCCATGGTTCAATGGTAAGTATGTATTGACTATGAACGATGGAAAAGAAACCGAAATAACGGTCAGTAAGGCACGAGTAAAAGATTTTAAGACCCTCATGGAATTGTAG
- a CDS encoding sensor histidine kinase: MDAYNILLTLAERFGLMVGVILLFMTITPMQRVQFVSGDSRARTLLITILFGLFGILGTYTGNAVFDSVANLRAMVVISGGLFGGPVVGIGAGLIAGAHRIVMDVHGFSAWPCGIATSLEGFAAGLIGMYLRDKAMNWRIAAGLALVGESLHMALILILSRPMTDAVELVKLIAPPMLLINSVGAALFVEVINIFSRDRERRESLHAQLILDIANMAVSYLRMGLDRASAEATAEIIHRRMDVAAVAITDTKDVLAHIGAGEDHHLAGKPILTEATRRVISSGKSTYLLSADAIGCHHEDCPMTSAIIVPLKKNDEIVGTLKFYGSHLKPLNTTLYEVAKGLANLFSTQVELEDIQIKEQMLAHAEIRRLHAQINPHFLFNSLNTITSFCRTNSEKVRELLMDLSFYMRRNLDLSRGFIPLSDELEQVRSYLAIEQARFGQRVRVEMDIDENCESWPIPPLIVQPLVENAIRHGILGRKQGGTVTIRAICEDDSLRVSVADDGVGMDEATLERVLNRECLGSRQDGIGMRNCLSRMEHIYGSDFAPHVESAPGAGTTIVLRVPDQT, encoded by the coding sequence GTGGATGCATATAATATCCTTTTGACCTTGGCTGAGCGATTCGGCCTCATGGTTGGCGTGATTCTTCTGTTTATGACTATCACACCCATGCAGCGAGTTCAGTTTGTTAGTGGCGACTCTCGTGCCCGAACACTTTTAATTACGATTTTATTTGGTTTGTTTGGCATACTCGGGACATATACCGGTAACGCCGTCTTTGATTCAGTTGCCAACCTTCGGGCCATGGTGGTTATTTCCGGTGGCTTGTTTGGTGGTCCCGTGGTCGGGATAGGTGCCGGTTTAATTGCCGGAGCGCACCGAATCGTAATGGACGTTCACGGGTTTAGCGCTTGGCCGTGTGGCATTGCAACTTCACTAGAAGGTTTCGCTGCAGGGCTGATTGGTATGTACCTTAGAGATAAAGCCATGAATTGGCGTATTGCTGCTGGTTTGGCCTTAGTTGGTGAGTCGTTGCATATGGCACTGATTCTTATCCTTTCTAGGCCAATGACTGACGCTGTTGAGCTAGTGAAACTCATAGCTCCGCCTATGTTGCTGATCAACTCAGTGGGAGCTGCGCTTTTTGTTGAAGTAATAAACATCTTCTCTCGTGATCGCGAGAGGCGTGAATCACTTCATGCTCAGCTTATTTTGGATATTGCCAATATGGCCGTAAGCTATTTGAGGATGGGGTTAGATAGAGCGTCTGCTGAGGCGACGGCTGAAATCATCCATCGTCGAATGGATGTTGCCGCTGTGGCAATAACAGACACCAAGGATGTGTTGGCACATATTGGTGCTGGCGAAGACCATCATTTGGCTGGAAAGCCGATTCTTACTGAGGCCACAAGAAGAGTGATCAGCTCTGGAAAGTCTACTTATCTTTTAAGTGCTGACGCAATTGGGTGTCATCATGAAGATTGCCCCATGACTTCTGCTATTATCGTTCCTCTGAAAAAAAATGATGAAATAGTAGGAACACTTAAATTCTACGGTAGTCATTTGAAACCGCTAAACACTACTCTGTATGAAGTAGCCAAAGGGTTAGCTAATTTATTTTCTACGCAGGTTGAGCTTGAGGATATTCAGATTAAAGAACAGATGTTGGCTCATGCTGAAATTCGTCGTTTACATGCACAAATCAATCCTCATTTCCTGTTTAATTCATTGAACACCATTACCTCTTTTTGTCGCACTAATTCGGAGAAAGTCCGTGAGTTACTTATGGACTTATCATTTTACATGCGGCGAAACCTCGATTTGAGTCGTGGTTTTATCCCACTAAGTGACGAGTTGGAGCAGGTGAGGTCTTATCTTGCTATTGAACAAGCCCGTTTCGGCCAACGTGTTCGAGTGGAGATGGATATTGATGAGAATTGTGAGTCTTGGCCAATACCACCTCTCATTGTGCAGCCATTAGTGGAAAATGCAATTCGTCATGGTATCCTTGGTCGAAAACAGGGAGGTACCGTGACTATTCGTGCCATCTGTGAGGATGATTCTTTGCGAGTCTCGGTTGCCGATGACGGAGTGGGGATGGATGAGGCGACTTTGGAGCGAGTGTTAAACCGTGAGTGCCTTGGGTCCCGTCAAGATGGTATTGGTATGCGTAATTGCTTGAGCCGTATGGAGCACATTTATGGTTCCGACTTTGCCCCTCATGTAGAGAGTGCACCGGGGGCAGGAACTACAATTGTGCTTCGTGTGCCTGATCAAACCTAA
- a CDS encoding carbon starvation protein A, which yields MFFFFGCIAALVIGYFTYGKFVDKVFAPDANRVTPAIALEDGIDYMPMPKWKLIFIQVLDIAGIGPIFGPILGALYGPAAMVWIVIGCIFAGAVHDYFSGMLSVRNNGASIPEVVGEYLGMSARQVMRVFSFVLLMLVGVVFVLSPAKLLNGLTGIDTGILVACIFGYYFLATILPIDKIIGRIYPLLGALLLTMTVSLVVAMLFGGYELLPNLDIMNNVHPGDKPIWPLLFITLSCGAISGFHSTQSPLMARCVTNERQGRSVFYGAMIIEGIIGLIWCTVGLSFYNSPEALSAVIAAGSPSAVVAEVSNTLLGPIGGALAIAAVIVLPITSGDTAFRSTRLIVSETFKVEQSAVAKRLMIAVPLFVLGYIISTQNFSTIWRYFGFSNQCLSALVLWTAAAYLAQRDKLHWIATIPATFMTAVVITFISNAKIGFGLDYGTAVIAGAVGAFVALAIFVFKYVVNGKPAAESA from the coding sequence ATGTTTTTCTTTTTCGGTTGTATTGCCGCTCTCGTTATAGGTTATTTCACCTACGGTAAATTCGTGGACAAGGTTTTTGCTCCAGACGCCAATCGAGTCACTCCGGCCATCGCTTTAGAGGACGGGATTGACTACATGCCTATGCCCAAATGGAAACTGATCTTTATTCAGGTTCTGGACATTGCGGGTATCGGTCCTATCTTTGGCCCCATCTTGGGCGCATTATACGGCCCGGCTGCTATGGTTTGGATTGTCATCGGCTGCATCTTCGCTGGTGCCGTACATGACTATTTCAGCGGTATGCTCTCCGTGCGCAACAATGGTGCATCTATCCCGGAAGTTGTCGGCGAATATCTTGGTATGTCTGCCCGTCAGGTTATGCGCGTATTCTCTTTTGTGCTCCTTATGCTTGTAGGTGTGGTCTTCGTTCTCAGTCCGGCTAAGCTGCTCAATGGCTTAACCGGGATCGACACTGGCATCTTGGTCGCTTGCATCTTCGGTTACTACTTCCTTGCAACCATCCTGCCCATCGACAAGATCATTGGCCGTATCTACCCGCTGCTCGGAGCACTGCTGTTGACTATGACCGTCTCCCTGGTTGTAGCCATGCTTTTCGGTGGCTATGAGTTGTTGCCGAACCTGGATATCATGAACAATGTTCATCCTGGCGATAAGCCTATTTGGCCGTTGCTCTTTATCACTTTGTCTTGTGGTGCCATCTCTGGCTTCCATTCCACTCAGTCTCCGCTGATGGCGCGTTGCGTTACTAATGAGCGTCAGGGACGATCTGTATTCTACGGTGCGATGATCATTGAAGGTATTATTGGGTTGATCTGGTGCACTGTTGGTCTTTCTTTCTATAATTCGCCGGAAGCTCTTTCCGCGGTTATTGCAGCTGGCTCTCCCTCTGCTGTTGTAGCTGAAGTGTCTAATACACTCCTTGGCCCCATCGGAGGTGCTTTAGCCATCGCTGCGGTTATCGTACTGCCTATTACCAGCGGCGATACTGCATTCCGTTCCACCCGTCTGATAGTGTCTGAGACATTTAAGGTCGAACAGAGTGCCGTTGCCAAGCGTTTGATGATTGCCGTACCTCTGTTTGTACTGGGTTATATTATTTCCACCCAGAACTTCTCTACCATTTGGCGTTACTTCGGTTTCTCCAATCAGTGCCTCAGCGCGCTTGTCCTGTGGACGGCTGCTGCCTACCTGGCTCAGAGAGATAAGCTTCATTGGATTGCTACTATTCCGGCGACCTTCATGACTGCTGTTGTCATTACATTTATTAGTAACGCAAAGATTGGTTTTGGTTTGGATTACGGCACTGCTGTGATTGCAGGTGCCGTGGGGGCTTTTGTGGCTCTCGCCATCTTTGTTTTCAAGTACGTCGTAAATGGCAAGCCAGCCGCCGAGTCAGCCTAA
- the thiM gene encoding hydroxyethylthiazole kinase: protein MNELDFIWNALEAVRKSGPLILSVTNYVAANLNANALLAVGASPIMSHQVAEIEDLVTISSAVVVNMGIPADTLPEALYLAGQCANTMGKPLIFDPVGAGASSYRNKVCNKLLTTSSPDIIRGNASEIMALAGQSRATKGVDSLHGTTEASSSAIELAKQYNCTVCVSGAVDLITDGNRSLFVGNGHSMMPRITGLGCTATALAGAFAAVVKDKVDALTSCMAILGIAGEIAAESSNGPGSLQIGIVDKLFNISREEIEMKINLSM from the coding sequence ATGAACGAACTCGACTTTATCTGGAATGCACTAGAAGCCGTCCGAAAGTCCGGACCTTTGATTCTATCTGTAACGAACTATGTAGCAGCTAATCTCAATGCCAATGCTCTACTGGCCGTGGGAGCATCGCCCATTATGTCACACCAAGTCGCAGAGATTGAAGACTTGGTAACCATTTCCTCTGCTGTTGTCGTAAACATGGGCATTCCTGCAGACACACTACCTGAGGCTCTTTATCTTGCCGGCCAGTGCGCCAATACTATGGGTAAACCCTTAATCTTTGATCCCGTTGGGGCTGGGGCTTCCAGTTACCGAAATAAAGTCTGCAACAAACTTCTTACGACCTCTTCTCCCGACATTATTCGTGGGAATGCTTCTGAAATAATGGCCCTTGCCGGACAAAGTAGAGCAACAAAAGGTGTAGACAGTCTCCATGGTACGACTGAAGCGAGTTCTTCTGCCATTGAACTAGCAAAGCAATATAATTGCACTGTCTGTGTTAGTGGTGCCGTAGATTTGATCACCGACGGAAATAGAAGTTTATTCGTCGGAAACGGGCACTCAATGATGCCTCGCATCACAGGGCTGGGGTGTACAGCCACAGCCCTAGCTGGTGCTTTTGCAGCTGTCGTTAAAGACAAGGTCGATGCCCTTACCTCCTGCATGGCTATCTTGGGAATTGCAGGAGAAATTGCTGCTGAATCGTCCAACGGGCCTGGTTCACTCCAAATTGGCATCGTCGATAAGCTATTCAATATTTCCCGTGAAGAAATCGAAATGAAAATCAACCTTTCAATGTAA
- a CDS encoding protein kinase — MWSALENIALRQSLPATLEPGRILYGILISRQLSQGRHNLNHLGIRNLTPYLLKQFYSIDTDAFLRWQNESRFIVLPPTNGYTWPNKEWRGGLIFQYNDEISLDKWLNEKTPSMASKLTILSQLADLIARLHRSGIYHRNLSPEKITINNKSVTITDFGSARSEQWDDLWADSNYSPQYSVYTSPNGLRGQHHAQADDVYALGAIIHYTISGKPPFTSITSLLREIAPNLIHPTKQLPKMNSPTKVNTLVHACLAPLPEDRPTIHDIISVLSEFGDQSVNENEIIHFPSSPKIERVRQKVMVFIKDDSRAVHLFNEAIRLAKGTPSLFMFVGLIPSNLPSGHMERFKGNLFRKLSHGLHRSREAGLQWSLRVLDNTDPIKTAVNLVRMYGPDILLIGKTTHNHKCFHNNFHSQLTLEDVPIRLIS; from the coding sequence ATGTGGAGCGCCTTAGAGAACATCGCCTTAAGACAAAGCCTACCAGCTACCCTTGAGCCAGGACGCATCCTGTATGGAATACTCATCTCTCGGCAATTGTCTCAAGGACGCCACAATCTCAATCATCTCGGTATAAGAAACCTGACTCCGTATCTGCTAAAACAATTTTACAGCATTGATACTGACGCCTTCCTGCGATGGCAAAACGAATCGCGCTTCATTGTTTTACCGCCAACGAATGGATACACTTGGCCAAACAAAGAATGGCGAGGAGGGCTTATATTCCAGTACAATGATGAAATATCGCTAGATAAGTGGCTCAATGAAAAGACTCCATCCATGGCGTCGAAACTCACGATACTATCGCAACTCGCAGATCTGATAGCTCGCCTTCATCGTTCTGGAATATATCACCGCAATCTTTCCCCTGAAAAAATCACCATTAATAACAAATCAGTCACAATAACCGACTTTGGATCAGCGCGAAGCGAGCAATGGGATGATCTATGGGCGGATTCGAACTACTCACCCCAATATAGCGTTTATACGTCTCCCAATGGTCTACGTGGCCAACATCATGCACAAGCAGATGACGTGTATGCTCTTGGTGCCATTATTCATTATACTATTTCAGGCAAGCCCCCATTCACATCCATCACCTCTTTGCTCCGAGAAATAGCCCCAAACTTGATACATCCCACAAAACAACTGCCCAAAATGAATAGTCCAACCAAGGTCAACACTTTGGTTCACGCCTGTTTGGCTCCACTTCCCGAAGACCGCCCTACCATTCATGATATCATTTCCGTCCTGTCTGAATTCGGTGATCAATCAGTGAACGAGAACGAAATCATACATTTTCCCTCTTCACCGAAGATTGAAAGAGTTCGACAAAAGGTTATGGTTTTCATCAAAGACGATAGTCGAGCAGTCCATCTATTCAATGAGGCAATACGGTTGGCAAAAGGAACCCCTTCTCTATTCATGTTCGTCGGCTTAATCCCATCCAACTTACCCAGCGGACACATGGAAAGATTCAAAGGCAATCTGTTTCGCAAACTTAGCCATGGACTTCATAGAAGCAGAGAGGCCGGATTACAATGGAGCCTCCGTGTTCTGGATAATACCGACCCAATAAAAACTGCAGTGAACTTGGTCAGAATGTATGGCCCAGATATACTTTTAATTGGAAAAACCACACATAATCATAAGTGTTTTCATAATAATTTCCACTCACAATTGACATTGGAAGACGTTCCGATCAGGCTTATTTCCTAA
- a CDS encoding universal stress protein translates to MKHILLATHGTPGAHKAEVLTRKWADQYGAKVTVLSIINEAWGDMTCDDWLNTSTTRNNFGSYVASEIAKEIEAVWSRVRKDFIGIEVDFLSKGGKLEDVLAEAAAKVGADVVIMGAWQKNQAPGFKDRIENKHLHPQITCPLVVAP, encoded by the coding sequence ATGAAGCATATCCTACTCGCCACCCACGGAACGCCCGGAGCCCACAAGGCAGAAGTACTTACTCGCAAATGGGCCGACCAATACGGTGCCAAGGTCACCGTCCTCTCCATCATCAATGAAGCATGGGGAGACATGACCTGTGACGATTGGCTCAACACTTCCACCACGCGCAACAACTTCGGATCCTATGTCGCGAGTGAGATCGCTAAGGAGATCGAAGCAGTATGGTCCCGCGTGCGTAAGGATTTCATCGGCATAGAAGTCGACTTTCTCAGCAAGGGAGGAAAGCTCGAGGACGTGCTGGCTGAAGCTGCCGCAAAAGTCGGAGCCGACGTAGTGATCATGGGAGCTTGGCAGAAAAACCAGGCCCCCGGCTTCAAGGACCGCATTGAAAACAAACATCTGCATCCGCAGATCACATGCCCTCTGGTGGTGGCCCCATGA
- a CDS encoding putative sulfate exporter family transporter, which translates to MAQANVGRPDNTPTWIISGILLIFGVLVSSGALTGLLTTFKVHKAIGLMEILGFAGGGLGIITALLRQSRMNKPQTNLDVFVLETIPGILFILALAMGIRWFAEPAIKMMSSALVPVLGFKIYKVLNLNYVVLGIIVGIIITNSWGIPKFAASGVKTARFILKTGVILLGARYSFAELAKLGMVSVWLIGFFVLGTVFFVLFLGKMFKQPKSMTGVLSAGMGVCGVSATVACAPVVKAKCSEMAYTIGTILGFGILCMFAFPTIGKLAGMNATQFGAWAGTGILNSAQVAAACLAFNAVDIKTLKVGEIFNITRVLFLPVIVLVLATWFGKQTGQKLSFKEVVIDKFPIFILGFLLLFMLSSFGLFSPPSHYKGKYLDFTYNQRTEVTPEELTVIQKAHETGIPGLKAEEQAAFSDLVKQHQIAGNFEDRENKSRFDETARERMRGLESMLARDKGGELTLSKDVKGAVKHAIKQVKKESKTLVILTDAMIWFFAYGLIGLGMQITRKSLAQAGGWPLVMGGISGVAKASLSFIVVMYFVKDVVLH; encoded by the coding sequence ATGGCTCAAGCTAACGTCGGACGTCCCGACAATACCCCCACATGGATCATCAGTGGAATACTGCTGATCTTTGGTGTGCTCGTATCCTCGGGCGCACTGACCGGTCTTCTGACCACCTTCAAAGTCCACAAGGCTATCGGACTAATGGAAATCCTCGGCTTTGCAGGCGGTGGTCTCGGAATTATTACTGCACTGTTACGCCAGTCTCGCATGAACAAACCCCAGACCAATCTTGATGTCTTTGTTCTGGAGACAATTCCTGGGATCCTGTTTATCCTGGCTCTGGCCATGGGCATCCGCTGGTTCGCAGAACCTGCAATCAAGATGATGAGTTCGGCGCTGGTACCGGTACTCGGTTTCAAGATCTACAAGGTCCTGAACCTGAACTACGTTGTTCTCGGTATCATCGTCGGTATCATCATCACCAACTCCTGGGGCATCCCCAAATTCGCCGCATCCGGTGTTAAGACCGCACGTTTCATCCTGAAAACCGGTGTTATCCTGCTGGGTGCTCGTTACTCCTTCGCCGAGCTTGCCAAACTGGGCATGGTTTCCGTCTGGCTGATCGGCTTCTTCGTCCTTGGCACCGTGTTCTTTGTCCTGTTCCTCGGAAAAATGTTCAAACAGCCCAAATCCATGACCGGCGTTCTGTCCGCAGGCATGGGCGTTTGCGGTGTTTCCGCAACCGTTGCCTGTGCACCGGTCGTAAAGGCTAAGTGCTCCGAGATGGCTTACACCATCGGTACCATCCTCGGTTTCGGTATCCTCTGCATGTTCGCTTTCCCGACCATCGGTAAGCTGGCCGGCATGAACGCAACCCAGTTCGGCGCATGGGCCGGTACCGGCATCCTGAACTCCGCCCAGGTCGCCGCTGCCTGTCTCGCCTTTAACGCAGTGGACATCAAGACCCTCAAGGTCGGTGAGATCTTCAACATCACCCGCGTCCTCTTCCTGCCCGTCATCGTCTTGGTACTCGCCACTTGGTTCGGCAAGCAGACCGGTCAAAAGCTGTCATTCAAGGAAGTTGTCATTGACAAGTTCCCCATCTTCATTCTCGGCTTCTTGCTGCTCTTCATGCTGTCCTCCTTCGGCCTCTTCTCACCGCCTAGCCACTATAAGGGCAAATACCTCGACTTCACCTACAATCAGCGTACCGAAGTCACTCCCGAGGAGCTGACTGTCATCCAGAAAGCCCACGAAACTGGAATCCCGGGCCTGAAAGCAGAAGAACAAGCTGCATTCTCCGACCTGGTCAAACAGCACCAGATCGCCGGTAACTTCGAGGATCGTGAAAACAAGTCCAGATTCGACGAAACCGCTCGTGAACGCATGCGTGGCCTCGAATCCATGCTCGCTCGTGACAAAGGTGGCGAACTGACGCTTTCCAAGGACGTTAAGGGTGCAGTCAAGCACGCCATCAAGCAGGTCAAGAAGGAATCTAAGACCCTGGTTATCCTGACTGACGCCATGATCTGGTTCTTCGCATACGGCCTCATCGGACTCGGAATGCAGATCACTCGTAAGTCCCTCGCTCAGGCTGGCGGCTGGCCCCTCGTCATGGGTGGCATCTCCGGTGTTGCCAAGGCTAGCCTGTCCTTCATCGTCGTCATGTACTTCGTCAAGGACGTTGTCCTTCACTAA